The following coding sequences lie in one Candidatus Marinarcus aquaticus genomic window:
- a CDS encoding PAS domain-containing sensor histidine kinase, whose protein sequence is MPNRYQEAIEHSNIVSKTDIDGIITFVNEEFCNLLGYTKEELIGKNHNIVRHPEVPSSNFEELWRVIKQEKQTYKSTVKNLTKDGRTVYLNTTITPIFNEKEAIEEFIAIRYDVTQEVELKKNLEQKDAQLQQLNLTLEERVKEQTQQLHELNKTLEQRVKQEIEKNEEKQKLLFWQSRMASLGQMLANIAHQWRQPLTELNLTFFNIKKAMNDKNIKSVEAYYSEGKKIIKSMSQTIDDFSNFFDPHKDVEPFLLNEAISQALEILSKMITRENINVSCEYEEIEVLGVKNELEQVIINLIQNSTDMFKLHQIQTPRIVIKTYIKKSFALIEFLDNAGGIAPQNIDKIFEPYFTTKHKSSGTGLGLFMSKLIIEKSLNGTLKVSNKDAGALFTVTIPLHI, encoded by the coding sequence AGGCTACACCAAAGAGGAACTTATTGGTAAAAACCACAACATTGTACGACACCCTGAAGTGCCCTCTTCTAACTTTGAAGAGCTTTGGCGTGTGATTAAACAAGAGAAACAAACTTATAAATCTACGGTTAAAAATTTAACAAAAGATGGTCGCACGGTCTATTTGAATACCACTATTACTCCTATCTTTAATGAAAAAGAAGCCATAGAAGAGTTTATTGCTATTCGTTATGATGTGACGCAAGAAGTGGAGTTAAAAAAGAATCTAGAGCAAAAAGATGCCCAACTTCAACAACTCAATTTAACACTTGAAGAGCGTGTTAAAGAGCAAACACAACAACTGCACGAACTCAATAAAACGTTAGAACAACGAGTCAAACAAGAAATTGAGAAAAATGAAGAGAAACAAAAATTGCTTTTTTGGCAATCACGTATGGCTTCATTGGGGCAAATGTTGGCCAATATTGCACACCAATGGCGACAACCCCTTACAGAGCTTAACTTAACATTTTTTAATATTAAAAAAGCGATGAACGATAAAAACATTAAAAGTGTTGAAGCGTACTACAGCGAGGGTAAAAAAATCATCAAATCGATGTCTCAAACCATTGATGACTTTTCTAACTTTTTTGACCCACATAAGGATGTCGAACCATTTTTATTAAATGAGGCCATCTCACAAGCTTTAGAGATACTTTCAAAAATGATTACACGAGAGAATATAAACGTATCATGTGAGTATGAAGAGATTGAGGTTTTAGGGGTTAAAAATGAACTGGAACAAGTCATTATTAATCTTATTCAAAACAGTACAGATATGTTTAAACTTCACCAAATACAAACGCCTCGTATTGTGATTAAAACTTACATAAAAAAAAGCTTTGCTTTGATTGAATTTTTGGACAATGCTGGAGGTATTGCGCCTCAAAATATAGATAAAATTTTTGAACCCTATTTTACAACCAAACATAAAAGCAGTGGCACAGGATTAGGGCTTTTTATGTCAAAGCTTATAATTGAAAAGAGTCTTAATGGCACCCTAAAAGTATCCAATAAAGATGCAGGTGCCCTCTTTACTGTAACCATACCTTTACATATTTAA
- a CDS encoding response regulator transcription factor → MINRQQLKDLKLLIVEDEKKLSTFLKDAICEYFASVTLASNGEEGINKFNKIHPDVIITDIMMPKMDGLQMAKSIKEINKEAHIIVLSAFSEKEKLLKSIDVGINKYFIKPFDPDELLHHIDKIALKLHNRRYMNINKEFMFDKNSKNLYQKEQLVKLTPREREFFALLVQNANMIVGIELIKRTLWPKEQEISPERLRTFIKRVRIKTSKNLIDNISGQGYTLSKDNI, encoded by the coding sequence ATGATTAACCGACAACAACTTAAAGACTTAAAACTTCTTATTGTTGAAGATGAAAAAAAACTCTCTACTTTTTTAAAAGATGCCATTTGTGAATATTTTGCGAGCGTTACTTTAGCAAGTAACGGTGAAGAGGGGATCAATAAGTTTAATAAAATACACCCTGATGTTATTATAACAGATATTATGATGCCAAAAATGGATGGTTTACAGATGGCAAAATCTATCAAAGAGATTAATAAAGAGGCACATATTATTGTTTTAAGTGCTTTCAGTGAAAAAGAAAAACTTCTTAAATCCATTGATGTGGGGATAAATAAATACTTTATTAAACCGTTTGATCCCGATGAACTTTTACATCACATTGATAAAATTGCTTTAAAGTTACATAACCGACGTTATATGAATATCAATAAAGAGTTTATGTTTGATAAAAACAGTAAAAATTTGTATCAAAAAGAGCAGCTTGTCAAACTCACTCCACGAGAGCGAGAGTTTTTTGCACTGTTGGTTCAAAATGCTAATATGATTGTAGGTATTGAGTTGATTAAACGTACCCTTTGGCCTAAAGAGCAAGAGATCTCACCTGAACGATTACGAACTTTTATTAAAAGAGTACGCATTAAAACATCAAAAAATCTTATAGACAATATCTCTGGACAAGGTTATACTTTATCGAAAGACAATATTTAA
- a CDS encoding anaerobic ribonucleoside-triphosphate reductase activating protein, whose amino-acid sequence MNTNKEKSLLNQKRVHDITPFTTTDYPDHLASVLWFSGCNMRCVYCYNRDIVLCPESSLYSYEDIFEFLNRRQGLLDGVVLSGGEALEHNLFELCTIIKSMGFKIKLDTNGLHTNALKQLILHDLLDYVALDFKAPKSKFYNITKNKEYERFEESLRFVIGCGIAHEVRTTLHSDLLNVNDINEIINTLVALGYKNSYFVQNFLLTPTHLSNIKEPIHPFDTSRLSQDLNIVFR is encoded by the coding sequence GTGAACACCAACAAAGAAAAGAGTTTATTGAACCAAAAAAGAGTGCATGATATAACACCATTTACCACTACGGATTACCCTGACCACTTAGCATCTGTTTTGTGGTTTTCAGGGTGCAATATGCGATGTGTGTACTGTTACAACAGAGATATTGTACTCTGCCCAGAATCCTCACTTTACAGCTATGAAGATATATTTGAATTTCTTAACCGAAGACAAGGATTGCTTGATGGTGTGGTTCTAAGTGGTGGAGAAGCGTTGGAACATAATCTTTTTGAACTTTGTACTATTATAAAATCGATGGGATTTAAAATCAAATTAGATACCAATGGTTTACATACCAATGCTTTAAAGCAGCTCATTTTACATGACTTGTTGGATTATGTTGCTTTAGATTTTAAAGCCCCTAAATCAAAATTTTACAACATCACAAAAAATAAAGAGTATGAGCGTTTTGAAGAGAGTTTGCGTTTTGTAATTGGTTGTGGTATTGCGCATGAAGTTCGTACCACCTTGCACAGTGATTTACTCAATGTTAATGACATCAATGAAATTATTAACACATTAGTAGCATTGGGTTATAAAAACAGCTATTTTGTACAAAATTTTCTTTTGACTCCCACTCATTTAAGTAATATCAAGGAGCCCATTCACCCATTTGACACAAGTAGGCTCAGTCAAGATTTAAATATTGTCTTTCGATAA
- the nrdD gene encoding anaerobic ribonucleoside-triphosphate reductase — protein sequence MLNNENLLRTMQEQRRKCVVYTRVMGYHRPVESFNIGKKGEHQQRKEFIEPKKSA from the coding sequence ATGCTAAATAATGAGAACTTGCTTAGAACAATGCAAGAACAAAGAAGAAAATGCGTAGTATATACTCGTGTTATGGGTTATCACAGACCAGTAGAGAGTTTTAATATAGGAAAAAAAGGTGAACACCAACAAAGAAAAGAGTTTATTGAACCAAAAAAGAGTGCATGA
- a CDS encoding ribonucleoside triphosphate reductase encodes MVETILKRNGNYELFEPFKIEDAIKKAFKSEHIRYDSDIFFNVLEKIKNRRAAAVEDIQDIIEKELYKGRYFDVMKSFMLYRNIHKMQREHVLGLNDDTTYINSTQTIEEYINGSDWRINANSNTGYSHAGLINNTAGKVIANYWLDKIYSKEEGYAHRNADYHIHDLDCLSGYCAGWSLRLLLNEGFNGVRGRVESQAPNHFREALGQMANFLGILQSEWAGAQAFSSFDTYLAPYVFKDQLGYKEVKKAIKSFVYNLNVPARWGQSPFTNITIDWTVPEDLKKQIPTRNDVHLFKDINNSHLEEQALHKGCDSLEKLCYKHFQKEMNLINRAYYEVMTEGDKTGQPFTFPIPTVNITEDFDWHGENTDILFENTAKIGSSYFQNFIGSQYTTNNKGERIINEEAYKPGHVRSMCCRLQLDLRELLKRGGGLFGSAEMTGSLGVVTINMARLGYLYKEDKKALLARLKELMDLAHSTLEKKRVFVNDLYERGLFPYTQRYLKSFNNHFSTIGVNGINEMIRNFTNDKHDISKEYGRELAIEILDFMRLQMVKYQEATGNLYNLEATPAEGTTYRFAKEDKKRYENIIQAGSGKNIYYTNSSQLPVDLTDDPFEALTLQDELQCKYTGGTVLHMYMKERISSAEACRKLVQNIITNFKLPYITITPLFSVCEVHGYIHGEHEFCPKCDAILLEKLNEKEKEAC; translated from the coding sequence ATGGTAGAAACAATACTCAAACGTAATGGAAATTATGAACTTTTTGAACCTTTTAAAATTGAAGATGCCATCAAAAAAGCGTTTAAAAGTGAACATATTCGATACGACAGTGACATATTTTTTAATGTATTAGAAAAAATTAAAAACAGACGAGCAGCAGCCGTTGAGGATATTCAAGATATTATAGAAAAAGAGCTTTATAAGGGACGTTATTTTGATGTCATGAAATCCTTTATGCTTTACAGAAACATACATAAAATGCAACGTGAGCACGTTTTAGGACTCAATGATGACACAACTTACATTAATTCCACACAAACCATTGAGGAGTACATCAATGGAAGTGACTGGCGCATAAATGCAAACTCAAATACAGGGTACTCCCATGCAGGATTAATCAATAACACCGCAGGAAAAGTCATTGCAAACTACTGGTTGGACAAGATTTATTCAAAAGAAGAGGGGTATGCTCATCGTAATGCAGATTATCATATTCATGACTTGGATTGTTTAAGTGGTTATTGTGCAGGCTGGAGCTTAAGGCTACTTTTAAATGAAGGTTTTAATGGTGTTCGAGGAAGAGTAGAGAGCCAAGCACCCAATCACTTCAGAGAAGCTTTAGGTCAAATGGCAAACTTCTTAGGGATATTACAAAGTGAATGGGCAGGGGCACAAGCTTTCAGCAGTTTTGACACATACTTGGCTCCGTATGTTTTTAAAGACCAACTGGGATACAAAGAGGTTAAAAAAGCAATTAAAAGTTTTGTCTATAATCTTAATGTTCCTGCTCGTTGGGGGCAAAGTCCATTTACCAATATCACTATTGACTGGACCGTGCCTGAAGATTTAAAAAAGCAAATTCCCACACGAAATGACGTGCATTTGTTTAAAGACATCAATAATTCTCACTTAGAAGAGCAAGCTTTACACAAAGGGTGTGACTCTTTAGAGAAGCTTTGTTATAAACACTTTCAAAAAGAGATGAATCTCATAAACAGAGCCTATTATGAAGTAATGACCGAAGGAGATAAAACCGGTCAGCCTTTTACATTTCCTATTCCAACGGTAAATATCACTGAAGATTTTGACTGGCATGGTGAAAACACCGATATTCTATTTGAAAACACAGCTAAAATTGGAAGTTCTTACTTTCAAAACTTCATTGGTAGCCAATACACCACCAACAATAAGGGTGAGCGTATTATCAACGAAGAAGCGTATAAACCTGGGCATGTACGAAGCATGTGTTGCCGATTACAATTGGATTTACGAGAACTCTTAAAAAGAGGAGGAGGGCTGTTTGGAAGTGCAGAGATGACGGGGAGTTTAGGCGTGGTTACAATTAATATGGCCAGATTGGGGTACTTATATAAAGAGGACAAAAAAGCATTACTGGCTCGATTAAAAGAGCTCATGGACTTAGCACACTCTACTTTGGAAAAGAAACGTGTTTTTGTCAATGATCTTTATGAGAGAGGACTTTTCCCTTATACACAACGCTATTTAAAGAGTTTCAACAACCACTTTTCAACCATTGGTGTCAATGGCATCAATGAGATGATTCGTAACTTTACCAATGATAAACATGACATATCCAAAGAGTATGGAAGAGAGTTGGCCATTGAAATTCTTGATTTTATGCGTTTACAAATGGTGAAATACCAAGAAGCAACAGGTAATCTGTACAACTTAGAAGCCACTCCTGCAGAAGGTACAACGTACCGTTTTGCAAAAGAAGATAAAAAAAGATATGAGAATATCATACAAGCAGGCAGTGGTAAAAACATCTACTATACCAATTCTTCTCAACTTCCCGTTGATTTGACGGATGATCCTTTTGAAGCTTTAACTTTACAAGATGAATTACAATGCAAATATACAGGAGGAACCGTTTTACACATGTACATGAAAGAGAGAATCAGCTCAGCTGAGGCGTGTCGAAAATTGGTGCAAAATATCATCACTAATTTCAAGCTTCCATACATCACTATCACTCCACTTTTTTCTGTATGTGAAGTGCATGGATATATCCATGGAGAGCATGAATTTTGCCCAAAATGTGATGCAATATTACTTGAAAAACTTAATGAAAAGGAGAAAGAAGCATGCTAA
- a CDS encoding AI-2E family transporter, which translates to MQSKNTINQVLFYFALFVIVISGLKVASEIVVILLLSIFISSILSAFLNFLRAKNIPNVISYSILLLTFTGSVFLIVYLVNTSLLDFMKSLPVYEEKIKELTLASISLLDQYGIKVNKVEILKLLNFNSLFNFTTELVGNLGAILSKILLITIGVAFILSESKLFHKKIKLIFRNDNQKLVSFNLFSHNLQRYFTVKTFTSFLTGFFIYVALLFFEIKNPILWAFVAFLFNFIPVVGSIVASLPAIVISIVAGNYEATIWLIIIYLIINIAISNVIEPKFMGKELGLSPMVIFFSLIFWGWVLGIVGMFLAVPITMTLKIALEASDHTKHLGMLLSNISNIKSKL; encoded by the coding sequence ATGCAGTCCAAAAATACCATCAATCAGGTTCTTTTCTATTTTGCACTTTTTGTGATTGTGATCAGTGGCTTGAAAGTGGCCAGTGAAATTGTTGTTATACTTCTGCTCTCTATTTTTATCTCTTCGATTTTATCGGCATTTTTAAACTTTTTAAGAGCTAAAAATATTCCCAACGTCATCTCATATTCTATTTTGTTACTTACTTTTACTGGTTCGGTATTTTTGATTGTTTATTTGGTCAATACTTCACTTCTTGATTTTATGAAATCCTTGCCTGTATACGAAGAGAAGATCAAAGAGCTTACACTCGCAAGCATATCCTTACTTGATCAATATGGTATCAAAGTCAATAAAGTAGAAATCTTAAAACTTCTGAATTTCAACTCTTTATTTAACTTTACAACAGAGCTTGTAGGAAATCTTGGAGCCATTCTCTCTAAAATATTGTTGATTACAATTGGGGTTGCATTTATTCTCTCAGAGTCCAAACTTTTTCATAAAAAAATCAAACTCATTTTTAGAAATGACAACCAAAAACTGGTCAGTTTCAATCTTTTCTCACACAATTTACAACGATACTTCACCGTTAAAACTTTCACCAGTTTTCTGACAGGTTTTTTTATCTATGTAGCATTGCTCTTTTTTGAAATCAAAAACCCAATTCTTTGGGCATTTGTAGCCTTTTTATTTAATTTTATTCCAGTAGTTGGTTCCATTGTTGCTTCACTGCCCGCAATTGTTATTTCCATTGTTGCAGGAAACTATGAAGCCACCATTTGGTTAATTATTATCTATCTTATAATCAATATTGCCATCAGCAATGTAATTGAACCAAAATTTATGGGAAAAGAGTTGGGACTTTCACCCATGGTCATTTTCTTCTCCCTGATATTTTGGGGATGGGTTTTGGGTATTGTTGGCATGTTTTTAGCCGTACCTATTACCATGACACTCAAAATTGCTTTAGAAGCTTCAGATCATACCAAACATCTGGGCATGCTTTTAAGTAATATCTCCAATATTAAATCAAAACTCTAA